The window GGCGTCATCCATGGCTTCAGGCGCAATGGTGGTTTCAAGTTTCACATGCCACCAGAGATATAATAATTCAGGATTCAACTGCTCCAGCGAGGGAACTGCTGAAATATGAGGAATCACTGTCAACTCTCCCAAATCCGCCAGATCCCGAAAAACGACCAGAGGCTCCAATCCGTTGCGCAAACTATCCTGATTCAGTTTCAACTCAATCAACCATGAGTGTCCTGTGCCTCCAACCGCAGGGGTTTCGGGTGTCGGTTGTTTCTCAGCAAAAACCGGGCTTGAGGACGCTGTTTCCCTGTCGTTCAGCAAACAGGCCTGAACCTGACTTTGAAGCTCTTGAATTCTTGCGGGAACTGTTGGCGTTATACCCGTTTTTCTAAGGATATTGAAACCATCCAGCGCCTCCAGAAGCAAACCGATCAAGGTGGCGTCAACCGGAATTACAGCGGCCCGGACCTGTACCAGCAGATTTTCCAGCGCATGAGCGAATTCGGCCAGTCCGGTCCATCGGCACATACCCGCCCCACCCTTGATGGTATGCACACCCCGAAATATTTTATGAATCAAGGCCATGGGATCCTCTGTGGATTCCATGGCAAGAATATCCGCTTCAATCTGTTCCAGCAGATCGTCAAGCTCTTCATAAAATATTTGCAGAATTTCCTGGTCGTTCATGTATTGCTTTCCGGTTGGGTGATGAAAATTTCCGACATGCTCCATTCTCTTCAAAACAGAGAATTATTTGAATGTCAACTGAATGGCTCCATTCCAATCAGAATCGGGGGGATTCGTTTGATATTCGTCACAGCGTCTCCGCATCAAACCGGAGGGTACGTCCTCTGGCAGGAGGTTCATGCAGTTTTCAAATTTCATAGCCGCAGTCGACCAGTCACGCTGTTGAAACAACTCAATTCCTTCATGATAAATTGGCGCCATCCGCTGTTTTTTATCACGTAGAGGTTCCGGATCACTTTCAAAAATTTCATACATGGCAATTGCTTCCGTCTTTCCCTTGACGGTCACCAGATCCAGTTTCCGGTATGCCGGATGATAATCTGGAGGAAGTTTACTGATCACTGAATCAGACGTGATGATGGGGCAGCCATAATGTTTGGTCAGATTTTCCAGACGGGCGGCCACATTCACCGCATCACCAATGGCGGTGGAATCCATGCGTGTATCATTACCCAGTGTCCCGATCATGACCTGACCGACATGCAGGCCGATGCCGATGCGGATAGGCGGATAACTGTGGCGTTGGCGGTGAAGGTTATATTCCCGTAAGGATTCCTGCATGGCGATGGCAGACAGCAAGCTGTTGCGTACCTGTTCCTGCTGGTTTTTCTGGTCAAACAGGGCCATGATCGCGTCTCCCATAAATTTATCGACAAACCCGCCATTCCGTTCAATGCAGGGAAGCATGCGTGAAATATAGGAATTGAGAAAACGGAACACCTCCATGGGCTTCATGGCTTCAGACAGATTGGTGAAAGAACGGATATCGCTGAATAAAATAGTCAGGGTTTCGTGAACCACATCACTGAAGTCAAGCGAACCCACACCATTCTGGGCAATCCGCTGAAGAAACTGGCGGGGAACAAATTTTTCAAAAACCCGGCTCATCGCGGCAAAGGCTTCTGTTTCGGCAAGTTTGATTTTTGTGGTTTTGAGCTGTTGAAAAGCTTCCTGCTGGGCGGCAATTGCCTGATTGAGTTCAGCATTTTTTGACCTCAGCAATTCTTCTGTTTTTTTGATCCGTGCCAGTATCTTGATCCGTGCCAGCAATTCCTTTGGATCAAAAGGTTTCGGCAGATAGTCATCCGCTTGAAGTTCTTCCAGGCCTTTGACCAGTTCCTTCTGGTCGCTTTGTGCTGTCAAAAACAGCACTGGAATGTGCCGCCACAGTTCATCTGCTTTGAGAATACGTATGCTTTCATCCCCTGAAAGATGAGGCATGTTCCGGTCGAGCAGGATCACATCCGGAATATCCTCTCGTGAAATGGCACACAGCCACTTGAGTGCCTTAAATCCATTTTCCGCCTCATTGATTTTAAATGGAGTGCCGGAGTGTTCCAGGATTGTTTTCACAGTGGTTCTGACGGTTATGGAATCATCCACAATCAGGATTTTGACGCAATCATCCATGAAGCCCCTGTTCACCCAAAAAAGTATCCAGGCCCAACGCCTCCATAGCCAGGCGAAAGGCGTCGCTCATGGGCAGGACCAGGAGTTCTTTTCCCCTATTCCGTGCGGTGATTCTGGCAGACACCATGACTTGCAGAATTGCGGTGTCCACTTCATTGAGCATTGCGGTGTCCACAACGATACAATCGAGTTTGGACCCCAGCGCATGCCGCAATTCGGAGGCCAGCAGTGGGGCATCAGACAGTGTGGCTGTTCCTTCCATCACAAAACCGTCCGGGGTGGCATTCAATCGCATGATTTATTCTCAATAAGTTTTCTGAAGTTGTTTTCATGGCCTAACTTAACTTGTCAGTGACAAATCCCGTTCAGTTTGGCAAGCAGGAATTGAGAATGGCGACCCTCGACATTATTTCAGGAAATTCCTGCCGGACAAAAACAATCTCCCTCACCGCATCAATCCATTTTTTAAGCTTGATTATCGATATTGTCTTTTACAAGGAATAGACAGTAGCATTCATTTTTTATTATAATTTACACATCATGACAGGAGAGAGGCATGGTATCGTTGATCATTAAAATGGTGGTTTTTATCGGGATCGTGATTGGACTGGGGATCTGGATCGAGCCGCATGTGGCTGTTTCAGGATGGATCCGATATCTGGGATCGTTCGGTGCAACGATCCTGCTGTTTTATCTGTATGGAAAAATCAGTAGCATCTTTATCAAGCAGAAACCGGCATTTCATTCCAGTGAGGCTTCAGCAATCCCTGAGATTGAAGCCCCTTCACAGGCCGAAACCGAAACCACCATGGTTGAGTCTGTTGAAGCTGGCGACACCCCACCGCAACCGCCTAAAAAAACCAGGATGCCCACAATTTATTACATCACGCCACTCCCAACCGATATTGCGGAACAGATTCTGATCGCGCTGGATCACATTCGTCAGAATCCGCGTGAAAAGATCAACACGGATGAATTGCTGGATGCCATCATGGATGTGACCGAGAGTTCCGTGGGCGAAATCGTGATCATGATCACAGACCTGATCCATGCCAGCAACATTGCCCGTAAATTGTTGAGTTCAGGAATTGGAACCATTTTGAGCATCACCCGTAAAACCGGCAAAAAAGTATTCAAGGATCTTTCCCATGAGCAATTGATGCTGATTGTTCGCTGGGCGGAAGACATTCTTAAAGTCGCAGACATGGATTTTGACGCGGTTCTGCCCATCAAACTCAATGCCAGCTATATGTCGGCCATGCCGCTGGATCGTCAGTTGTCCAATAAATCCATTGAACTGCTGCAGGCGATTCTGGAAAATCCGATTGAGGGGTATTATTCAAAAGTAACGGTGGATGTGGCCATGCGGATCGTTGAGGAAGTGTGCCAGTTTTACGTGATAAAGCCGACTGAAATGATGGGTGTTGGCGCCTTTGCCAGAAAGATCATTGACTTCGCGATTGGCATCAGTCTCAAGGTTTCACGACCGGCACTTGAAAAAATCTTTGATAGCATGGCCAAAGATGACATGCTGGTGGCCGCCAACGCTTACAAAAATCTGATCCGCCCGCTTGAAGTGGAGATCAACGCGGAAGATGATGAACGGGTCATGGCTGATTTTGTCGCACCGTCCGTGGATGAGGCCCCTGCAAAAGATGGCGCCGTAGCAACCGATTCGTCACGTTCAGTGGTCATTGCGGAAAACAGTGTCATTGGTATTAAAAATGATCAAATGCTGGATACGTTTGTGGATATCACCAAAGCTTTTGTCATGCATTACCTGAATGCCGGACTGGGCATGGTTCAGGCTGGCGGACTTGTCGATGGACTGGTACGGCAGGCGGCTAACACCAGCATTGAAATCATGCGCCGAACCATCAAACGTCTGCTGTCAGTTCGTGAAATCACCCAGGAACAATTGGCGGACATGATTGCCTGGGGTGAAAAAGTGTTACGGCCAAACAGCTCGGATTTTGTGAGGGCGTTGCCTTATTCCAAAGAACAGGCACAACAGATTTTTGATTTGGTCAATGCCATTCGCAATGATCCGAAACCCGGAAAACACACGGATGAAATCATCAATTTATCCGTCATGCTGACCAGGGTTTCAGCCACTTTTTACATCAATGACCCGATGAAAAAAAATAAAATCACACCCATTGGCCAGGGGATTGTCAATATGGGGGTTGGGGCATCCATTCAATTGTTACGCACAACCGGCCGCATGATTGTCAATAAAATGGACAAGGATAATCTACTTCTGGTCGCGGATCGTGCAGAAAACTTTTTTCAACCACTGCAACCCCGGTGAGTGGTGCTGAACAAAACAAATTGGATCAAGAGGCCCGGATAAAAAATCGGAATTTATTGGGTGGATGTAGAGACGGGTTTCAAACCCGTCTCTATGGTGGGCAGAATCATTCTCCGGTGAGTGGCGGGATATAATGAAACAAGGCCTTGTCGTTTGGTGGTAAAACCGTTACAGCTACGTATGTCGTCAATCTTGAACTAATTCCAACCTCAAAGAGCAATATGCTGGCATTCGACACTCACCACTATATCAAAAGCCTCATGGCGGTCGGCGTTTCCATGGAACAGGCCGAGGTCCAGGCCGATACCCTCAAAACCATCCTGATGCATGACGCGGTCACCAAACCTGATCTGGAACTGGCCAAAACCGAACTCCAGCGCGACATTAAAGAACTCGACGCCAGGATCGAAACCACCAGGCTCGAACTCCAACATGACCTCAAGGAACTGGAACTGAGGCTCTCTTCTGAAACCCACCTCCTCAAATGGATGACAGGCCTCATGCTCGGTGGTGTCATTGCGCTGATCGTCAGAACTTTTTTTCCGTTTTGAGGAATCTTTTCAAAATTTGGCGCCTTTCAAATCACGTTTGACAGTTTATCATAGCAAAAGATTCAGGTATGCATGAACCCATGAGGAATCATAAATCTGGAAAAATATGACAAAATTTATCAAGGAAACCCTGCCCCTCCATCATACCGCGTCTGGATGCCGGTATGACCTGGATGTATGGCGTTATTCTCCACCCCGGGCGACCCGGACTGTTTATCTTCAGGGGGGGATCCACGGCATTGAAATCACTGGAATCCCGGTGCTTTATGAATTCATGGAAGTGATAGAACAGCATCAACTTCCCGACCGGTTTATTTGTGTGCCACAGGCGAACCCGATGGGGCTGGACAGCCAGATGATGGCGGTGCAAACCGGTTACAACAATCTGCACACCAATCCACAAAATTGTCTGAACTGGAACCGCATCACCAACCTGGGTGAGCATGCCGGGATTGAAGGCTACTGGATTCAGCAGCTTCTGCGTCTGGCCGAGGAAGCGGAGGTGGTTCTTGATCTGCACACGGCAGGTGCCGAAGCGTTGCCGCATGTGTATAGCCATGCCAGCCAGATTGCCACTGTGACCGGCTTGGGAATTCCGCACATTCTGTCCTGGACCGGTATTTCTACCAGTTTTTCAGATACCTGTTTCCAGAGAGGAAAGACAGCCACCACTTTTGAACTGTCTGCCAGCCGGAAAGTGGAAATGTCATGGGTGAGCCGCAGTGTGGATTATCTGAAACGTTATTTTGGTTTGTTGCCTCCTATTGAGGGTTCCCGCATCTGGATTGTTGAGAAACAATATAAAAGTCTCTATTCCCCGTTTCATGGTGTTTTATGCTGGCTTCGTGAAACAGGAGACGAAATTTGTCAGGGCGAGCCACTGGCTTTTGTGTATTCACGGGACGGAAAACAAACATTGATTTCTCCGTACAACGGTGTGTTGTTGATCAAATACCCGATCCATGCGCCTTATGAACGTCAGGAGGTTGCCAAAATACTGGTTGCGGAATGAATTAAGATTTTTCTGAAACACGATATTTATTTCAGATTTTGAACGTTCCTTAATGTTTCCAGTGATGGTGTGAAAAACATGGCACCAGTGACAGGTGTAGTGTAATTCATCAGATGATCGGTCAAGCCATCGCCACTGGTTCCAAACATGTTGGACAACATTTTATCGACAATGGTGAGATCTTTGGTGTAGGCCAGAAAAAACAGGCCTTTCTCTCCGGAAAGAGAATAATAAGGCAAACTGTGCCGGACAATTTGCAATTCGTCTCCTTCTTCCTCAATAACCACACGACTGATATGCGAAGTTGGTGGTTTCACATCCTCAGCAAGTTCCACAGAATCCGGTTTGGTGCGACCAATGATATTTTCCTGTTCGCCTTGTGAGAGCTTGTTCCAGGATGTCATTTTATGAACAAAGCGTTGTGAAAATACATAACTTCCCCCGGCAAATTCCGGATCCTCCTCACCAATCAATGCGGCTTCCGCACGTTCATCGCCTTGGGGATTTTCGGTTCCATCAATAAAACCGGTCAGATCCCGTGAATCCAGATATTGTTTTGCCTGCACGTCTTCAACAACCGAGACCTGACTTCCCAGTTGTTCGAGGAGCGGTTGCAGAAGTTCATAATTCAAATCCGGACGGCTTGAATGAACATGAAACAGAATGTCTCCTCCAGTAGCGGGTATCTGTTGCTGACTGCCGGATATTGTCTGGAATGTTTTTAATTGTAACGGACGTTTTTGCGGCGAAATCAAATTCCAGAAAGTTGCGCCAAAACTAATGGTTCCGCATAAATTCGCGGAGGTGTCCATTTGGCTGATCGCGGTCAACAGTTCAGGAAACTTTGAACAGATCCTGAATACCTGTTGAGCCTGTGTCTGTGGGTTTTGCACATTCAAAACCACAAAGAGTCCATGTTTTCCTGCTTCGGGAGTAATACCAGTTTGAGGAGTCATTGTTTCTCCTTATTTTCGAAGTTCATAAAAGTTGTGTGAATCCATCTGAATGATGGCCTGTTTCTTCGCATACAATAAATTATGTTTTCAAACAAGGTGTCTTTTCAACGAATCAGAATTAACACCATTTCATACGAAGGAGTGATGATGAATACGCAGACAAACGCTTTCTCCGGCAGTCCATGTTTCTCGTGAATGAACACGGCAATGAGCACTTGCGCCTCCTGCTGTTTTTAACCAGAGCCACTGCTGACTGCCGTGAAATTCAACCTTCTCAATCAATACCGTGCCTGAAAGGGCGTCAGAACATTTTTCAACCGTAATATCCTCGGGACGTATCATGATTTGTTTTCCGCTTTCCCGATACTCAAAAACATGATCCGGGAAAAACGCTTGAAATTCCACATCGGAAAAGAAATTGGCATCTCCCACAAATGCGGCCGCCCAGGCTGAGACAGGAGCATGGTATATCTCCGCAGGAAGTCCTTCCTGAATGATGGCGCCCTGATGGAGCAACAGCATTCTATCCGCAAAAGAAAACGCCTCGATCTGATCATGCGTCACCAGAATGGCGCTCAACCCCTTGCGTTTCAGAATGTCACGCACTTCTGCGCGCAATTTGACGCGCAATTGGTAATCAAGGCTACTGAACGGTTCATCCATCAGCAATAATGCCGGTTCCGGAGCCAAAGCCCTCGCAATGGCGACACGCTGTTGCTCACCGCCTGAAAGTTCATGCGGCATTTTGGCGCCATAGCCCTCAAGATTAACCAGTTCAAGCATTTCATCAACAATCCTGGAAGTGAACTTGCCGCGGGCAATTCCAAACGCGATATTCTCCGCAACAGATAAATGAGGAAACAGCGCGATATCCTGAAACACCATCCCCACTTTTCGTTTTTCAGGCGGAATGTTCATGCCTGAATCAAATACAGCCTTTCCATGCAGTCTGATGTTTCCTTTATCAGGGGACTGTAATCCGGCTATCATCCTGAGGAGCGTTGATTTGCCGCATCCGGAAGGTCCCAGAAGGACCATCAGTTCATGCTGATACAGCCCGAAACTGATGTCGTTCACAGCAGACATCCCGTTAAAATGTTTGCTCAATCCATTGCATTGGAGAAGTAACTCAGACGTCGTATTCATGATAAATCTCCATCTTTTTCAGGTTTTGTGCGTCCAGATCGAATC of the SAR324 cluster bacterium genome contains:
- a CDS encoding ABC transporter ATP-binding protein, encoding MNTTSELLLQCNGLSKHFNGMSAVNDISFGLYQHELMVLLGPSGCGKSTLLRMIAGLQSPDKGNIRLHGKAVFDSGMNIPPEKRKVGMVFQDIALFPHLSVAENIAFGIARGKFTSRIVDEMLELVNLEGYGAKMPHELSGGEQQRVAIARALAPEPALLLMDEPFSSLDYQLRVKLRAEVRDILKRKGLSAILVTHDQIEAFSFADRMLLLHQGAIIQEGLPAEIYHAPVSAWAAAFVGDANFFSDVEFQAFFPDHVFEYRESGKQIMIRPEDITVEKCSDALSGTVLIEKVEFHGSQQWLWLKTAGGASAHCRVHSRETWTAGESVCLRIHHHSFV
- a CDS encoding succinylglutamate desuccinylase/aspartoacylase family protein; amino-acid sequence: MTKFIKETLPLHHTASGCRYDLDVWRYSPPRATRTVYLQGGIHGIEITGIPVLYEFMEVIEQHQLPDRFICVPQANPMGLDSQMMAVQTGYNNLHTNPQNCLNWNRITNLGEHAGIEGYWIQQLLRLAEEAEVVLDLHTAGAEALPHVYSHASQIATVTGLGIPHILSWTGISTSFSDTCFQRGKTATTFELSASRKVEMSWVSRSVDYLKRYFGLLPPIEGSRIWIVEKQYKSLYSPFHGVLCWLRETGDEICQGEPLAFVYSRDGKQTLISPYNGVLLIKYPIHAPYERQEVAKILVAE
- a CDS encoding STAS domain-containing protein, producing the protein MRLNATPDGFVMEGTATLSDAPLLASELRHALGSKLDCIVVDTAMLNEVDTAILQVMVSARITARNRGKELLVLPMSDAFRLAMEALGLDTFLGEQGLHG
- a CDS encoding response regulator, with the translated sequence MDDCVKILIVDDSITVRTTVKTILEHSGTPFKINEAENGFKALKWLCAISREDIPDVILLDRNMPHLSGDESIRILKADELWRHIPVLFLTAQSDQKELVKGLEELQADDYLPKPFDPKELLARIKILARIKKTEELLRSKNAELNQAIAAQQEAFQQLKTTKIKLAETEAFAAMSRVFEKFVPRQFLQRIAQNGVGSLDFSDVVHETLTILFSDIRSFTNLSEAMKPMEVFRFLNSYISRMLPCIERNGGFVDKFMGDAIMALFDQKNQQEQVRNSLLSAIAMQESLREYNLHRQRHSYPPIRIGIGLHVGQVMIGTLGNDTRMDSTAIGDAVNVAARLENLTKHYGCPIITSDSVISKLPPDYHPAYRKLDLVTVKGKTEAIAMYEIFESDPEPLRDKKQRMAPIYHEGIELFQQRDWSTAAMKFENCMNLLPEDVPSGLMRRRCDEYQTNPPDSDWNGAIQLTFK
- a CDS encoding Dyp-type peroxidase, giving the protein MTPQTGITPEAGKHGLFVVLNVQNPQTQAQQVFRICSKFPELLTAISQMDTSANLCGTISFGATFWNLISPQKRPLQLKTFQTISGSQQQIPATGGDILFHVHSSRPDLNYELLQPLLEQLGSQVSVVEDVQAKQYLDSRDLTGFIDGTENPQGDERAEAALIGEEDPEFAGGSYVFSQRFVHKMTSWNKLSQGEQENIIGRTKPDSVELAEDVKPPTSHISRVVIEEEGDELQIVRHSLPYYSLSGEKGLFFLAYTKDLTIVDKMLSNMFGTSGDGLTDHLMNYTTPVTGAMFFTPSLETLRNVQNLK